In Gopherus flavomarginatus isolate rGopFla2 chromosome 5, rGopFla2.mat.asm, whole genome shotgun sequence, one DNA window encodes the following:
- the BCKDK gene encoding 3-methyl-2-oxobutanoate dehydrogenase [lipoamide] kinase, mitochondrial — translation MLWKALVRMELGGAGNRAPSIHRLLSPALRYRSTSVMDNHQVELARERSKTVTSFYNQSAIDVAAEKPSVRLTPTTMLYSGRSQDGSHLLKSAHYLHRELPVRIAHRIKGFRSLPFIIGCNPTILHVHELYIRAFLMLSEFPPIKDQEAEAQYCKLVRQLLDDHKDVVTLLAEGLRECRKHIQDEKVIRYFLDKTLTSRLGIRMLAIHHLALHEEKPDFVGIICTRLSPKKIIEKWVDFARRLCEHKYGNAPRVRINGHVAARFPFIPMPLDYILPELLKNAMRATMESHLDTPYNVPDIVITIANNDIDLIIRISDRGGGIPHEHLEKVTDYHFTTAESSAQDPRMNTLFGNMVDMVNSGQSGPMHGFGFGLPTSRAYAEYLGGSLHIQSLQGIGTDVYLRLKHIDGKEESFRI, via the exons ATGCTGTGGAAAGCGCTAGTGAGGATGgagctgggaggagcagggaaccGGGCCCCCTCCATACACCggctcctgtcccctgccctccgGTACCGGTCCACTTCTGTCATGGATAACCACCAAGTGGAGCTGGCTCGAGAGCGGTCCAAGACAGTCACCTCCTTCTACAACCAGTCAGCCATTGATGTCGCAGCAGAGAAG CCGTCTGTGAGATTGACACCCACCACCATGTTGTATTCGGGACGGTCGCAGGATGGCAGCCACCTCCTG AAAAGTGCCCATTACCTTCACCGTGAGCTGCCCGTCCGCATCGCCCACCGCATCAAGGGCTTCCGCAGCCTCCCCTTCATCATCGGATGCAACCCCACCATCCTCCACGTG CATGAGCTGTACATCCGAGCCTTCCTGATGCTGAGCGAATTCCCCCCG ATCAAGGACCAAGAGGCAGAGGCCCAGTACTGCAAGCTGGTCCGGCAGCTGCTGGATGATCACAAGGACGTGGTGACGCTGCTGGCTGAGGGGTTGCGGGAGTGTCGCAAACACATCCAG GACGAGAAGGTCATCCGCTATTTCCTAGACAAGACGCTCACCTCCCGGCTGGGGATCCGGATGCTGGCGATCCATCACCTGGCGCTGCACGAGGAAAAG CCGGACTTCGTGGGAATCATCTGCACCCGTCTCTCCCCAAAGAAAATCATTGAGAAATGGGTGGATTTTGCTAG GCGTCTGTGTGAGCACAAGTACGGGAACGCCCCGCGGGTGCGGATCAATGGGCATGTGGCTGCTCGATTCCCCTTCATCCCCATGCCCCTAGACTACATCCTGCCGGAGCTGCTCAAGAACGCCATGAG agccaCCATGGAATCTCACCTGGACACTCCGTACAATGTGCCCGACATTGTCATTACCATCGCCAACAACGACATCGACCTGATCATCAG GATTTCGGACCGGGGTGGTGGGATCCCGCACGAGCACCtggagaaggtgacggattatcACTTCACCACGGCAGAGTCCAGTGCTCAAGACCCCCGCATGAACACCCTCTTCGGGAACATGGTGGACATGGTCAACAGCGGCCAGTCGGGCCCCATGCACGG GTTCGGCTTCGGGCTGCCGACCTCCCGGGCCTACGCCGAGTACCTGGGGGGCTCGCTGCACATCCAGTCCCTGCAGGGCATTGGCACCGACGTGTACCTCCGTCTGAAACACATCGATGGCAAGGAGGAGAGTTTCCGCATCTAG